A single region of the Enterococcus mundtii genome encodes:
- a CDS encoding methionine ABC transporter ATP-binding protein — MSLIQLTNVKKTFGGKHGTIHAINDVSLQVEQGDIYGIVGYSGAGKSTLVRLLNGLELPTDGQVIVNDQDITKLKNKELRVFRKKIGMIFQHFNLLWSRTVLENIQFPLELAGVSKQQRKERAEELLRLVGLEGRGQAYPSQLSGGQKQRVGIARALANEPEILLCDEATSALDPQTTEEVLDLLLAINKKLNLTIVLITHEMNVIRKICNKVAVMERGQVVEEGDALTVFRHPQQEVTKRFVQQDIEPEAESTELLAELIKENPDGRLVTLTFNETNANEPVISQAIRRYNVDINVVYGKIKQTKEGSFGSLTTLMIGEENELDQAENFIKEQGVGVEVIHHG, encoded by the coding sequence ATGTCATTGATCCAATTGACGAATGTCAAGAAAACATTTGGCGGGAAACATGGGACGATCCACGCTATCAACGACGTTTCACTACAAGTGGAACAAGGCGACATTTACGGCATCGTCGGTTATTCCGGTGCTGGTAAGAGTACGTTAGTCCGTTTGTTGAACGGCTTGGAATTACCTACAGATGGTCAAGTAATTGTCAACGACCAAGACATTACTAAATTAAAAAATAAAGAATTACGCGTTTTTCGTAAAAAAATCGGCATGATTTTTCAACATTTCAATCTATTGTGGTCACGTACCGTACTAGAAAATATCCAGTTCCCTTTGGAATTAGCCGGTGTATCGAAACAACAACGGAAAGAAAGAGCAGAAGAATTGCTCCGTTTAGTCGGTTTGGAAGGACGAGGACAAGCTTATCCGTCCCAATTATCCGGTGGACAAAAGCAAAGAGTCGGGATTGCTCGTGCGTTAGCCAATGAACCAGAAATCCTCCTTTGCGATGAAGCGACAAGTGCATTGGACCCACAAACGACAGAAGAGGTCTTAGATTTATTATTAGCAATCAATAAAAAGTTGAACTTGACGATTGTTTTGATCACTCATGAAATGAACGTTATTCGCAAAATCTGTAACAAAGTGGCAGTGATGGAGCGTGGGCAAGTCGTAGAAGAAGGCGATGCGTTGACCGTTTTCCGTCATCCGCAACAAGAAGTCACGAAACGTTTCGTCCAACAAGACATCGAACCAGAAGCTGAATCCACTGAATTATTGGCAGAGTTGATCAAAGAAAATCCAGACGGTCGCTTAGTGACATTGACCTTCAACGAAACGAACGCCAACGAACCAGTGATTTCTCAAGCCATTCGTCGTTACAATGTGGATATCAACGTCGTATATGGGAAAATCAAGCAAACTAAAGAAGGCTCGTTTGGTTCACTGACTACCTTGATGATCGGAGAGGAAAACGAATTGGACCAAGCAGAAAACTTCATCAAAGAGCAAGGCGTCGGAGTGGAGGTGATCCATCATGGATAA
- a CDS encoding glycine cleavage system protein H, with amino-acid sequence MAGKHLKKKDNLWILFNGKEYCVGLTKEAQEDLGEITFANLPKIGKAYQAGDALVEVEAEKAVTEFASPLSGTVSSVNEKISENIAVLNDEDEMTAWLLSFKDVDAAEFDAL; translated from the coding sequence ATGGCTGGGAAACACTTAAAGAAGAAAGATAACCTTTGGATTTTATTTAATGGAAAAGAATACTGTGTAGGTTTGACAAAAGAAGCGCAAGAAGATCTAGGTGAGATCACGTTTGCCAACTTACCAAAAATCGGTAAAGCGTATCAAGCAGGCGATGCACTAGTTGAAGTAGAAGCAGAAAAAGCAGTCACTGAATTTGCAAGTCCATTATCTGGAACAGTCTCATCTGTGAATGAAAAAATCAGTGAGAATATCGCTGTTTTGAACGATGAAGATGAAATGACTGCGTGGTTATTGAGTTTTAAAGATGTCGATGCAGCAGAATTCGACGCACTTTAA
- a CDS encoding FtsW/RodA/SpoVE family cell cycle protein encodes MEKKIKTSNDNRIDYGVILPVFLLCLIGILSLYVALTHDPNGPSVTRGVGMQIIWYLVGAVAIAIVMRINSKWIWKLTPYLYGLGLLVMGLLLRFYDQNLAASTGSKNWFRFGSVTFQPAELMKIAYILMLALIVTKHNTQVKVRTIKSDFWLIAKMLIISIPVIALVMAQKDFGTMLVFLAIFGGVFLMSGISWKIIGPIFALAFIVGAGTIFLVTTESGREFLYTVGFKSYQFARIDSWLDPFHDTSGFSFQPAQGILAIGTGGMFGKGFNVSNIYVPVRESDMIFTVIGENFGFIGGAFVIFLYFVLIYRMIRVCFDTNNEFYAYIASGLIMMLLFHVFENIGANIGLLPLTGIPLPFISQGGSSILGNMIGIGLILSMRYQNEAPVKNSRR; translated from the coding sequence ATGGAAAAAAAAATAAAAACTTCGAATGATAACCGCATTGATTACGGAGTCATTCTACCAGTATTTTTATTATGTTTGATTGGGATTTTATCCTTATACGTTGCATTGACACATGATCCAAACGGTCCTTCTGTGACAAGAGGTGTCGGGATGCAGATCATTTGGTACCTTGTGGGAGCAGTAGCGATTGCAATCGTCATGCGGATCAATTCAAAATGGATCTGGAAATTGACACCGTATCTCTATGGACTAGGATTGCTTGTCATGGGGTTGCTCTTACGATTTTACGACCAAAATCTGGCGGCAAGTACTGGTTCAAAAAACTGGTTCCGTTTTGGAAGTGTCACATTTCAACCAGCCGAGCTGATGAAGATCGCTTATATTTTGATGCTGGCGTTGATCGTAACGAAGCACAATACGCAAGTCAAAGTTCGCACAATCAAATCTGATTTTTGGCTGATTGCAAAGATGTTGATCATTTCGATTCCTGTGATTGCGTTAGTCATGGCGCAAAAAGACTTTGGGACGATGCTCGTCTTTCTGGCGATCTTTGGTGGCGTCTTTTTGATGTCAGGGATTTCTTGGAAAATCATTGGTCCGATCTTTGCTTTAGCATTTATTGTGGGGGCAGGAACGATTTTCCTTGTGACCACAGAATCAGGAAGAGAATTCCTATATACTGTTGGGTTCAAATCTTACCAATTTGCCCGAATCGATTCTTGGCTCGATCCATTTCATGATACGTCGGGCTTTAGCTTCCAACCCGCCCAAGGGATTTTAGCAATCGGAACAGGTGGGATGTTCGGAAAAGGCTTTAACGTCAGCAACATTTACGTGCCAGTCCGAGAATCGGATATGATATTCACTGTCATTGGCGAGAATTTTGGCTTTATTGGTGGCGCATTTGTCATTTTCTTGTATTTTGTATTGATTTATCGTATGATACGTGTCTGCTTCGATACGAACAATGAGTTTTATGCCTATATCGCAAGTGGATTGATCATGATGCTCTTATTCCATGTCTTTGAAAACATTGGCGCAAATATCGGCTTACTTCCATTAACTGGGATTCCATTGCCGTTTATCAGTCAAGGGGGTTCATCGATCTTAGGGAATATGATTGGGATCGGATTGATCTTATCTATGCGTTATCAAAATGAAGCACCGGTAAAAAATTCTAGGAGGTAA
- a CDS encoding LysR family transcriptional regulator, which translates to MFKLLTTFRVVYETRNFSRTAELLYLSQPAVSNQIKQLERDLGVELFQRNGRQEMKPTKQADLLYERTLVLLEEWETTQQQLADEKNEEEVCRIVASHTFAVYLLPQLMKELIVRFPKIKFSIAFANSHESLKQVAKHEADFGFIEKPLETTGVQRFSLLEDALVVAGDPKSELWLVRESSSGVFHYTQRYFEEKNIQGKKMLVKSNEVIVAMLKEGIGRSILSKRAVPKGIHVEPLAESRQFYLIQRTHLTSERLLEVGNEILDFYKKEKKK; encoded by the coding sequence ATGTTTAAGTTATTAACAACCTTTCGTGTCGTTTATGAAACAAGAAATTTTTCGCGAACCGCTGAATTACTCTATTTGTCTCAACCTGCGGTGTCCAATCAAATCAAACAATTGGAGCGGGATCTTGGGGTGGAACTTTTCCAACGTAATGGACGACAAGAGATGAAACCGACAAAACAAGCGGATTTGCTTTATGAACGAACATTGGTTTTATTGGAAGAATGGGAAACAACACAACAACAATTAGCGGATGAAAAAAATGAAGAAGAAGTGTGCCGGATCGTCGCTTCCCATACATTTGCGGTGTATTTATTGCCTCAATTGATGAAAGAGTTGATCGTGCGTTTTCCAAAAATCAAGTTTTCGATTGCTTTTGCGAATTCTCATGAGAGTTTGAAGCAAGTGGCAAAACATGAAGCTGATTTTGGTTTTATCGAAAAACCTTTAGAAACAACCGGAGTACAACGCTTTTCTTTACTTGAAGATGCGTTGGTCGTTGCAGGTGATCCTAAGAGTGAGCTATGGCTAGTCAGGGAATCTTCTTCAGGTGTGTTCCATTACACGCAACGTTATTTTGAAGAAAAGAATATCCAAGGGAAGAAAATGCTTGTAAAAAGTAATGAAGTCATTGTGGCGATGTTGAAAGAAGGAATCGGACGATCCATATTATCCAAACGAGCAGTACCAAAAGGGATACACGTTGAACCTTTAGCTGAATCTCGTCAGTTCTATTTGATCCAACGGACCCATTTGACCTCTGAACGGTTATTAGAAGTAGGAAATGAGATCTTGGATTTCTATAAAAAGGAAAAGAAAAAATGA
- a CDS encoding TDT family transporter, producing MKHFLKIVPIPICGLILGLTSLGNLLKDYHLTHVGNFVGAIGMLLMLLIIGKLILLFEHTKQHLYDPIVASVSPTFTMSLMVICTYFVSFKSIAPIVKLIWLAAVIFQIILVLYFNYHHVVKADLSIEAIFPSWFIVYVGFGVITVTAGNFSPILGKIFFWLSLACYVVLLPIIIHRIFFVKNMAQPTLPLIAILAAPGSLCLTGYLKNFEDPNLALVMTLFLVSQVLYFIVLAMLPRLLLLDFYPSFAAFTFPLVISATAISTATAYFHQLGFATGILDGLKVIECLIACGMIAYVLGHYAIYLIKEHSQHKHHLSKGLIE from the coding sequence ATGAAGCATTTCTTGAAGATTGTTCCGATCCCGATTTGTGGGTTGATCCTTGGATTGACTTCTTTAGGGAATCTTTTAAAAGACTATCATTTGACACATGTAGGGAATTTTGTAGGTGCGATCGGTATGCTTTTGATGCTGTTGATCATCGGCAAACTGATCCTTTTATTTGAACACACGAAGCAACATCTATATGATCCAATCGTCGCTTCCGTCTCGCCGACCTTTACGATGTCTTTGATGGTCATCTGTACGTATTTTGTTTCTTTCAAATCAATTGCGCCAATCGTCAAATTGATTTGGTTAGCCGCAGTGATCTTCCAAATCATCTTGGTTCTGTACTTTAATTACCATCATGTAGTTAAAGCAGACTTGTCAATAGAAGCAATTTTTCCAAGCTGGTTTATCGTGTATGTTGGTTTTGGTGTCATCACAGTAACTGCTGGAAACTTTTCTCCGATCCTTGGAAAGATCTTCTTCTGGCTTTCGTTAGCTTGTTATGTCGTACTACTACCAATCATCATCCATCGAATTTTCTTTGTCAAAAATATGGCGCAACCAACCTTGCCATTGATTGCGATTCTTGCAGCACCTGGTTCTTTGTGCCTGACAGGGTACTTAAAAAACTTTGAAGACCCAAATTTGGCCTTAGTCATGACGTTGTTCCTTGTTTCGCAAGTACTTTACTTTATAGTTTTAGCCATGTTACCACGTCTGTTATTGCTTGATTTTTATCCAAGTTTTGCAGCCTTTACTTTCCCATTGGTAATCTCTGCTACAGCAATCTCTACTGCCACTGCTTATTTCCATCAATTAGGGTTTGCTACAGGGATCTTAGATGGATTGAAAGTCATCGAGTGTTTGATTGCCTGTGGCATGATCGCTTACGTCTTAGGACACTATGCCATCTACTTGATTAAAGAACACAGTCAACATAAACATCACCTTTCAAAGGGATTGATAGAATAG
- a CDS encoding YeiH family protein has product MNALFTYIKTLKKFGGRKILPGLLLAFSVAVISRLLGPFVPQLGAGTIAILLGIVLGNTLFKQPELAVGTKFAESKLLECSVFLLGATVTIQTIAQIGIKGVTFVLLQMTVTILGAYFIGKKLLFSDTFSLMMAGGNAICGSSAIASIAPVIHADEEEKGQVITLVNLLGTVMMLTLPFLGLQLFGDQLIEKSALIGGTLQSVGQVVAGASLLDTSVVQFAMLFKIMRIMMLVVVVFLFEKFMKKKQPAVSSTYTPKNHKRKMPLPWYVLGFLIVCLINSFFTIPHVIDQSASFISGWFEVTALAAIGLRLDFAKFMKEGKRFLTYGLTVGLLQTIMALFFIWLIKL; this is encoded by the coding sequence ATGAATGCTTTATTTACTTATATAAAAACGCTGAAAAAATTTGGTGGCCGAAAAATCTTACCCGGACTACTACTCGCCTTTTCTGTCGCAGTCATTAGTCGGCTACTGGGACCCTTTGTCCCTCAACTCGGTGCAGGAACGATTGCGATTTTACTTGGTATCGTCTTAGGAAACACCTTGTTTAAGCAACCTGAACTTGCGGTGGGTACCAAATTTGCCGAAAGTAAACTATTAGAATGTTCCGTTTTCTTGCTTGGTGCAACTGTGACGATCCAAACGATTGCACAGATTGGTATCAAAGGTGTAACTTTCGTGTTACTCCAAATGACTGTCACGATTCTTGGTGCCTATTTCATCGGAAAAAAACTATTGTTCAGCGATACATTTTCCTTGATGATGGCAGGTGGAAACGCCATTTGCGGTTCTTCAGCCATTGCTTCGATTGCTCCAGTGATCCATGCAGATGAAGAAGAAAAGGGCCAAGTCATTACCTTGGTCAATCTTTTAGGAACAGTGATGATGTTGACACTTCCCTTTTTAGGTCTCCAACTCTTTGGTGATCAACTGATCGAAAAAAGTGCACTTATAGGTGGTACTTTACAATCCGTTGGACAAGTTGTTGCTGGAGCAAGTCTATTAGATACTTCAGTCGTGCAATTTGCAATGCTGTTTAAAATCATGCGGATCATGATGCTTGTGGTCGTGGTCTTCCTCTTTGAAAAATTTATGAAAAAAAAACAGCCGGCCGTCTCTTCAACGTATACGCCAAAAAACCACAAACGAAAAATGCCACTTCCTTGGTACGTTTTAGGCTTCTTGATCGTGTGTTTAATCAACAGCTTCTTTACCATTCCCCATGTGATTGATCAAAGCGCTAGTTTTATTAGTGGTTGGTTTGAGGTCACTGCATTAGCCGCGATTGGCTTACGTTTGGATTTTGCAAAGTTCATGAAAGAAGGAAAACGATTCTTGACGTATGGATTGACTGTGGGACTTTTACAAACGATCATGGCTTTATTCTTTATTTGGTTGATCAAACTATAA
- a CDS encoding methylated-DNA--[protein]-cysteine S-methyltransferase encodes MKIETPIGPLWLDADQKGLTAVSFERISENEEANAQILSLAKQQLEEYFSGERHVFDVPLSFQRGTAFQQKVWRVLTRIPYGQSRTYKQVAQAIGQPKAARAIGQANRLNPLPIVIPCHRVIGQNGQLTGYMGKAENGLVIKRQLLVLENILAH; translated from the coding sequence ATGAAAATTGAAACACCAATCGGTCCTTTATGGCTTGATGCCGATCAAAAAGGATTAACAGCTGTCTCTTTTGAACGAATTTCTGAAAATGAAGAAGCAAATGCTCAGATTTTATCCTTGGCAAAACAACAGCTGGAAGAGTATTTTTCAGGTGAAAGACACGTTTTCGATGTACCTTTATCTTTCCAAAGAGGAACAGCCTTTCAACAAAAGGTTTGGCGAGTGCTCACAAGAATCCCTTATGGACAAAGTCGCACATATAAACAAGTGGCACAGGCAATCGGGCAACCAAAGGCAGCTCGTGCGATTGGTCAAGCCAATCGTTTGAATCCTCTACCAATCGTTATTCCTTGTCACCGAGTGATTGGGCAAAATGGACAATTGACTGGGTATATGGGGAAAGCTGAAAATGGGTTAGTGATCAAACGGCAACTATTAGTGCTTGAAAATATTTTAGCTCATTAG
- a CDS encoding glycosyltransferase family 2 protein, which produces MKISIVIPCFNEEKTVPLFFDEVEKFRGDYEFEYLFIDDGSSDGTLAAIKKLANVHESVRFVAFSRNFGKEAALYAGLQASTGDLVTVMDVDLQDPPELLPVMIDKVINSDIDCIGTRRSTREGEPAIRSFFAKKFYQLINKISDTEMIDGARDYRMMTRQMVDAVLELAEYNRFSKGLFSWVGFKTEYLSFENRERVAGETSWSFWKLFNYSIDGIVNFSDTPLNIASFVGALSCIGSGIAILFIILRALLFGDPTSGWPSLVSIVLFIGGIQLLCLGIIGKYIGKIFLETKKRPVYIVRETEKQKAHQIGEQTDK; this is translated from the coding sequence ATGAAAATATCAATTGTCATCCCTTGTTTTAATGAAGAAAAAACTGTCCCACTTTTTTTTGACGAAGTCGAAAAATTTCGTGGCGATTACGAGTTCGAGTATCTTTTTATCGATGATGGGTCAAGTGATGGCACATTGGCTGCCATCAAAAAATTAGCGAATGTACATGAATCCGTTCGTTTTGTCGCTTTTTCACGAAATTTCGGAAAAGAAGCTGCACTATATGCCGGCCTGCAAGCCTCTACAGGAGACCTTGTCACTGTCATGGACGTCGATTTACAAGATCCGCCTGAATTATTACCAGTGATGATCGATAAAGTCATCAACTCCGATATCGATTGTATCGGTACACGCCGTTCTACTCGTGAAGGTGAACCAGCTATCCGTAGTTTCTTTGCGAAGAAATTTTACCAATTGATCAATAAAATCAGTGATACTGAAATGATTGACGGTGCAAGAGATTATCGCATGATGACTCGCCAAATGGTGGATGCGGTCTTAGAATTAGCGGAATACAATCGCTTTTCAAAAGGACTATTCAGTTGGGTAGGATTCAAAACTGAGTATCTCTCATTTGAAAATCGCGAACGCGTTGCCGGTGAAACGTCTTGGTCATTTTGGAAATTATTCAACTATTCAATTGATGGGATCGTCAATTTTTCTGACACGCCATTGAACATCGCCTCATTTGTTGGTGCATTATCATGTATCGGTTCAGGAATCGCCATATTATTTATTATTTTACGTGCGTTATTATTTGGTGATCCAACTTCCGGTTGGCCTTCACTCGTCTCGATCGTTTTATTCATCGGCGGAATCCAACTCCTTTGTCTTGGCATCATTGGGAAATATATCGGGAAAATCTTCCTAGAAACGAAAAAACGCCCAGTCTATATCGTACGGGAAACTGAAAAACAAAAAGCCCACCAAATTGGGGAACAAACAGATAAATAA
- a CDS encoding glycoside hydrolase domain-containing protein, translating to MDKKAKQTRDPWVLEVQQWLNETYGNVAGFGSVPEDGYTGWNTIYGLIRAVQHELGITTLVDNFGATTSALWDKEVTPNLINTYESNFVKLIDGAFRCKGMGTGKFNTIYTTDNDNAIKQLKIAAGFESVNSTLDSTWAKALFDMSAFVLVPSGDATIRSMQQGLNREYWQYTGILPCDGVYQRQTNTALIYGLQAEIGMDTNTANGNYGPGTEAGTPVLNQGDIGPFVRILQYGLYVNGYNKQGDFSGNFTSYIAEQILAFRQFMVLPPYNQTSDLTVMKGLLTSNGNTNRSAEAFDTSTILTKETAEGLKSQGFSIVGRYLTGTVGTGADERDKSLSFEEIEAITQVGLAIFPIYQDGGWYESYFTQDQGLKDGKLAIEAAYNLGFPLGTTIYFACDVDIQDGNIPGTVLPYFAGVWSILSSDQTYNVGVYGTRNVCQKIIDASYATQAFVSNMSSGFSGNLGFPMPKQWAFDQFIELTTAGVGIDKVAVSGRDRGISSFSVSPEAIAKRELLKLYKNFGVAETAFEFEQEVRIEPAPNYVVYLKPHMEWSISGEEYGISVLVKDKKVDMSPYYNEITESIVEYSEYLKGDTKSFEDVINELGPKVDNGAIAVGLATKEGLIGTRILMTFEKELKHGDHEITSKFQLEIEIYLRPLVDSPLPDPVYQDVVEQLENGTFEWDTKLIVGVLVSTTAVVLLYAYGSAIIGAIGAIIVGITGSISTVVAALAVIGITLMGIYSHFIGA from the coding sequence ATGGATAAGAAAGCAAAACAAACACGTGATCCTTGGGTGTTAGAGGTACAGCAATGGTTGAATGAGACATATGGAAATGTAGCAGGCTTTGGTTCAGTACCGGAAGATGGTTATACTGGATGGAATACGATTTATGGATTGATTCGAGCGGTACAACATGAACTAGGAATTACGACATTAGTTGATAACTTCGGTGCTACCACTTCTGCTTTATGGGATAAAGAAGTCACCCCCAATCTAATCAACACATATGAAAGTAATTTTGTAAAGTTGATTGATGGTGCATTTCGTTGTAAAGGAATGGGAACTGGAAAGTTTAATACCATTTACACAACGGACAATGACAATGCAATAAAGCAGTTAAAAATTGCCGCAGGATTTGAATCAGTCAATAGTACATTAGATTCCACATGGGCCAAAGCCTTGTTTGATATGAGCGCTTTTGTTTTAGTACCAAGTGGAGATGCGACGATTCGCTCGATGCAACAAGGATTGAATCGAGAGTACTGGCAATATACGGGGATTTTGCCTTGTGATGGCGTTTATCAGCGTCAAACCAATACAGCATTGATTTATGGTCTTCAAGCAGAAATTGGTATGGATACAAATACAGCAAATGGTAATTATGGTCCTGGGACTGAAGCGGGTACCCCAGTACTAAATCAAGGAGACATCGGTCCATTTGTTCGAATTTTGCAATACGGTCTTTATGTGAACGGTTATAACAAACAAGGTGATTTTTCAGGAAACTTTACGTCATATATTGCGGAGCAAATTCTTGCTTTCCGACAGTTTATGGTATTGCCACCGTATAATCAAACGTCGGATTTAACCGTGATGAAAGGTTTACTAACATCAAACGGGAACACGAATCGTTCAGCAGAGGCCTTTGACACCTCGACAATTTTGACTAAAGAAACAGCGGAAGGTTTGAAATCACAAGGTTTTTCGATTGTTGGACGCTACTTGACAGGTACGGTTGGAACAGGAGCCGACGAACGTGATAAAAGTTTATCATTCGAAGAGATAGAAGCAATTACACAAGTTGGCTTAGCTATTTTTCCTATCTACCAAGATGGCGGTTGGTATGAATCTTATTTCACGCAAGATCAAGGCCTAAAAGATGGAAAACTGGCGATTGAAGCAGCATATAACTTAGGTTTTCCTTTAGGAACAACCATTTATTTTGCATGTGATGTGGATATTCAAGACGGAAATATCCCCGGAACCGTCTTACCTTATTTTGCGGGAGTATGGTCAATTCTTTCATCAGACCAGACATATAATGTTGGCGTTTATGGTACTAGAAATGTTTGTCAGAAAATCATTGATGCGAGTTATGCAACTCAAGCTTTTGTATCTAATATGTCCTCAGGCTTTAGTGGTAATTTAGGATTTCCTATGCCTAAACAATGGGCATTTGATCAGTTTATTGAACTGACCACAGCGGGAGTAGGTATCGATAAAGTTGCTGTGTCAGGTAGAGATCGAGGTATTTCATCTTTTTCTGTATCGCCAGAAGCAATTGCGAAAAGAGAGTTATTGAAGCTGTATAAAAATTTCGGTGTAGCAGAAACAGCATTTGAATTTGAACAAGAAGTACGTATAGAGCCAGCACCAAATTACGTGGTCTATTTGAAACCTCATATGGAGTGGTCTATTTCAGGAGAAGAATATGGGATTTCTGTATTAGTGAAGGATAAAAAAGTGGATATGTCTCCTTATTACAATGAAATCACTGAGTCGATCGTGGAATACAGTGAGTATCTTAAAGGAGACACAAAAAGTTTTGAAGATGTCATCAACGAACTTGGACCAAAAGTAGATAATGGAGCGATTGCAGTTGGATTAGCAACGAAAGAAGGGTTAATAGGTACACGTATCTTGATGACCTTTGAGAAAGAGTTGAAGCACGGAGACCATGAAATTACATCCAAATTTCAATTAGAGATTGAGATTTACTTACGTCCGCTTGTTGATTCCCCCTTACCAGATCCAGTTTATCAGGACGTCGTAGAACAGTTGGAGAATGGGACGTTTGAGTGGGATACTAAGCTAATTGTTGGGGTATTGGTATCAACCACAGCCGTTGTACTGCTTTATGCGTACGGTTCAGCTATCATAGGTGCTATAGGAGCAATTATTGTTGGTATTACTGGTTCTATTTCAACCGTTGTTGCTGCACTAGCAGTAATTGGTATCACTTTAATGGGGATATATTCTCATTTTATTGGAGCATAA
- the bacL2 gene encoding BacL2 family protein, whose translation MSFWISITERVDLYVIEQNGELLEAILRDFFPYLKKSAKNAQISAEKLGVYIPFEDFYSTYLLATWKAIEDYRLERKKKELKFKNLFLYRLAIAEKDVWRLYKKSSNNKNDKNGITYDAGRWQSLDPGFIESQSSVEIDSTIDLKEMVCNYQKQEPLDGFFFSLLVEGFTCSEAAKIMFSEKDYHPSVRKRVERMKKRLKKYLLQEKYFLNTVTNSKKSQHI comes from the coding sequence ATGAGTTTTTGGATAAGCATAACAGAAAGAGTGGATTTGTATGTAATAGAACAAAATGGAGAGTTACTGGAAGCAATACTCAGAGATTTTTTTCCATATTTAAAAAAAAGTGCTAAAAATGCCCAAATTTCAGCAGAGAAATTGGGCGTATACATACCTTTTGAAGATTTTTATAGTACTTATCTGTTAGCTACATGGAAAGCGATTGAAGATTATCGACTGGAAAGAAAGAAGAAAGAGTTGAAGTTTAAAAATTTGTTTCTCTATCGCTTAGCAATTGCTGAGAAAGATGTATGGCGTCTTTACAAAAAAAGTTCAAACAATAAGAATGACAAAAATGGGATTACTTATGATGCTGGGCGTTGGCAATCTTTAGATCCTGGATTTATAGAGAGTCAGTCATCGGTGGAAATTGATTCAACTATCGATTTAAAAGAGATGGTTTGTAATTATCAAAAGCAAGAACCACTTGATGGGTTCTTCTTTTCATTGCTAGTTGAAGGGTTTACTTGTTCTGAAGCAGCGAAAATCATGTTTTCAGAAAAGGACTACCATCCGTCAGTGCGTAAAAGAGTGGAGAGAATGAAGAAACGCTTAAAAAAATATTTGCTTCAAGAAAAATATTTCCTGAATACTGTCACAAATTCTAAAAAATCTCAACATATCTAA
- a CDS encoding phage holin family protein — protein sequence MFSKMEIFIHLFETEKELIHIFFLLILLDLFTGWLKAKVQRTWYSNLSWQGLWKKLSHFILLILTGVVDIVLSKNNVQLEFTLVQVFTTFLVLTEIGSILENMAETNLTKYFRQIIESIEQKLKKAANIQKIEK from the coding sequence ATGTTTAGTAAAATGGAGATTTTTATACATTTATTTGAAACTGAAAAAGAATTGATTCATATCTTCTTTTTGTTGATTTTATTAGATTTATTCACTGGTTGGCTAAAAGCGAAAGTACAAAGAACTTGGTATTCTAATTTGAGCTGGCAAGGTCTGTGGAAGAAGCTTAGTCATTTTATTTTATTGATTTTGACAGGCGTCGTGGACATCGTTCTATCAAAAAATAATGTTCAACTTGAATTCACACTAGTGCAAGTATTTACAACATTCTTAGTACTGACGGAAATCGGAAGTATTTTAGAGAATATGGCAGAAACAAATCTAACAAAATATTTTCGTCAGATCATCGAATCGATTGAACAGAAATTAAAAAAGGCAGCTAATATCCAAAAAATAGAAAAATAA